The Desulfonatronovibrio magnus genome has a window encoding:
- the thiL gene encoding thiamine-phosphate kinase: MIRSEQHFIDIIDSIFPGSHSHMLVGRGDDCAVLACPPKLCVSSDLFLQNIHFRLSYFSPADIGYKALAVNLSDLAAHGATPLGFNLNITWPEHLQSDFCVAMLKGMAELASQYELGLTGGDISFGQHLGLCITIWGAGPERNLLRGKCRPGDILFVAGDTGLARCGLALLEGNSPLIKDYPISISRHLRPLPLIMEGQILADISIVRGLMDLSDGLARDLPRFLAPDTGIDIDPDFMVHEEVQKYCYETNNDPHIFSLLGGEDYALLGGCPAEQWPLVRSRLASAWKLGRVVPEIGIFIRGRRVSIKGFDHFER; encoded by the coding sequence ATGATTAGATCAGAACAGCATTTTATTGATATTATTGATTCAATTTTTCCAGGCAGCCACAGCCATATGCTGGTAGGCAGAGGAGATGACTGCGCAGTCTTGGCCTGTCCTCCCAAACTTTGCGTCAGCAGCGATCTTTTTCTGCAAAACATCCATTTCCGACTTTCCTACTTCAGCCCGGCAGACATTGGATACAAGGCCCTCGCAGTCAACCTCAGCGATCTCGCCGCACATGGCGCAACCCCTCTGGGATTTAATTTGAATATTACCTGGCCGGAACATCTTCAGTCTGACTTCTGTGTGGCTATGCTCAAGGGAATGGCAGAGCTGGCAAGTCAATATGAGCTGGGGCTGACTGGAGGAGATATCAGCTTCGGTCAGCATCTTGGTCTTTGCATAACCATATGGGGCGCAGGCCCGGAAAGGAACCTGCTGCGAGGTAAATGCCGACCCGGTGATATACTGTTTGTTGCAGGTGATACAGGACTTGCCCGTTGCGGACTTGCCTTGCTTGAGGGAAACAGCCCATTGATCAAAGACTACCCCATATCCATTTCCAGGCATCTGCGCCCCCTTCCTCTGATTATGGAGGGTCAGATTCTGGCGGATATAAGTATTGTCCGGGGGCTAATGGATCTATCTGACGGCCTGGCCCGAGATCTGCCGAGATTTCTGGCCCCTGATACTGGAATTGATATTGATCCCGACTTTATGGTGCATGAAGAAGTGCAGAAGTACTGCTATGAAACTAATAACGATCCGCATATCTTCTCTTTGCTGGGCGGTGAAGATTACGCCCTGCTGGGCGGCTGTCCAGCTGAGCAATGGCCACTTGTTCGCAGTCGCCTGGCTTCAGCCTGGAAGCTTGGCAGGGTTGTTCCGGAAATCGGTATATTTATCAGAGGAAGGAGAGTGTCTATCAAAGGCTTTGATCACTTTGAAAGGTAA